A genomic region of Pseudopipra pipra isolate bDixPip1 chromosome W, bDixPip1.hap1, whole genome shotgun sequence contains the following coding sequences:
- the CTU1 gene encoding cytoplasmic tRNA 2-thiolation protein 1 encodes LPSVLEPKIPFFLSKLSILGPTPPIFGPKTPLILGPKIPIFLTKSVHFRTKPTPHFRAKNTHFLVHFRTKTTCFRPKTPHLWGISIFLLEFPPPSDCFSLFFPPFSPLQAQPCPPPRCSRCPNPSSLLRSRSLLPFCRRCFVAAFEAETLRALLGDPSGTPKPGQGVAVAASGGKDSTVLAHVLSRLDRCHNLGLRLALLAVDEGIAGYREPSLVALREVALALPLPLLVVEHWELFGLTVDQAGPALGGRSRCTLCGVLRRRAMERGAGEMGADWIVTGHNADDVAETVLMNFLRGDVARLRRAANEATGATNETTVATSEFSRATNEATGANKATRATNEATGANEATTATSEATGATNKATEANEATGTTKKEPNRNLTKTNDNSSEPNGNPMEPNGNSPEPNDKSSEPNRNPTKFDRNSMQPKDNSSELKGNLRNSNGNPTKFNRNPRKRIQTPPRPNAAPPVVPRLKPLRHAAQREIVLYAHFLGLSYASSECHHAPLAFRGHPRALLKDLEATRPATVAALAHSGRRLALGAAPGTGEPPGACGRCGSVASGDLCMACALLAALDKGRPQLALGKRGVRVATGADGQWEGEGGERGGHWDGPCGGHGVGGPEDGSGGHWDGPRGGHRVGGPGDGSAGHREGGDGHWDESGGHRVEGARNGVGGHQEGGGGHQEGGRGQGATGCEGGGCGGSSGVHGGCGCRADGPRAGSQAGGHGGNSGGHGDSFGCHGGCGHGTAFGGHGAGSGGPLGREVQVEVVSRGGHSERRYLRGFGHVRGGLDIWDF; translated from the exons CTCCCCTCAGTTTTAGAACCaaaaatacccttttttttATCAAAACTATCCATTTTAGGACCAACCCCACCCATTTTCGGACCAAAAACACCCCTCATTTTAGGACCGAAAATACCCATTTTTTTGACCAAAAGTGTCCATTTTAGGACCAAACCTACCCCTCATTTTAGGGCTAAAAATACCCATTTTTTGGTCCATTTTAGGACCAAAACCACCTGTTTTAGGCCCAAAACCCCCCATTTATGGGGAATCTCCATTTTTTTGTTGGAATTCCCGCCTCCCTCTGactgtttttccctctttttcccccctttttcccccctgcagGCCCAGCCATGCCCCCCCCCTCGCTGCTCCCGCTGCCCCAACCCCTCGTCCCTGCTGCGCTcccgctccctcctccccttctgCCGCCGCTGCTTCGTCGCCGCCTTCGAGGCCGAGACCCTCCGTGCCCTGCTCGGGGACCCCTCGGGAACCCCCAAACCGGGGCAGGGGGTGGCCGTGGCGGCCTCGGGGGGCAAAGATTCCACCGTGCTGGCCCACGTTCTGTCCCGGTTGGATCGGTGCCACAATTTGGGGCTGAGGTTGGCGCTGCTGGCCGTGGACGAGGGCATCGCCGGCTACCGAGAGCCCTCCCTGGTGGCCCTCAGGGAGgtggccctggccctgcccctgcccctgctcgTGGTGGAGCACTGGGAGCTCTTCGGGCTCACCGTGGACCAGGCGGGGCCGGCGCTGGGCGGGAGGAGCCGCTGCACCCTCTGCGGGGTCCTCAGGAGGAGGGCAATGGAGAGGGGGGCCGGGGAGATGGGGGCTGACTGGATAGTGACTG GTCACAATGCTGACGACGTGGCCGAGACGGTTCTGATGAACTTCCTGCGCGGGGACGTGGCCCGGCTGCGGCGTGCAGCCAACGAGGCCACCGGGGCCACCAACGAGACCACCGTGGCCACCAGTGAGTTCTCCAGGGCCACCAACGAGGCCACTGGGGCCAACAAAGCCACTAGGGCCACCAACGAGGCCACTGGGGCCAATGAGGCCACCACGGCCACCAGCGAGGCCACTGGTGCCACCAACAAGGCCACTGAGGCCAATGAGGCCACTGGGACCACCAAGAAGGAACCCAACAGAAACCTAACGAAAACCAATGACAACTCATCGGAACCCAACGGAAACCCAATGGAACCCAACGGCAACTCACCAGAACCCAATGACAAGTCATCAGAACCCAACAGAAACCCCACAAAATTCGACAGAAACTCAATGCAACCCAAGGACAATTCATCAGAACTCAAGGGAAACCTAAGAAACAGCAATGGAAACCCAACGAAATTCAACAGGAACCCAAGGAAACGCATTCAGACCCCCCCCCGACCCAATGCCGCCCCCCCGGTGGTGCCACGGCTGAAGCCGCTGCGTCATGCAGCGCAGAGGGAGATCGTGCTCTACGCCCACTTCCTGGGGCTCTCCTACGCCAGCTCCGAGTGCCACCATGCGCCCTTGGCCTTCCGGGGACACCCCCGCGCCCTCCTCAAGGACCTGGAGGCCACCCGGCCGGCGACTGTGGCCGCGTTGGCCCACTCAGGGCGTCGGCTGGCCCTGGGGGCGGCGCCAGGCACGGGGGAGCCACCAGGGGCTTGCGGGCGCTGCGGGTCAGTGGCCAGCGGTGACCTATGCATGGCCTGCGCCCTCCTGGCCGCCCTGGACAAAGGGAGGCCGCAGTTGGCGTTGGGCAAGCGCGGGGTCAGGGTGGCTACCGGGGCGGACGGGCAATGGGAGGGTGAGGGGGGAGAGCGGGGTGGCCACTGGGATGGGCCCTGTGGTGGCCACGGGGTTGGGGGACCTGAAGATGGGAGTGGTGGCCACTGGGATGGGCCTCGTGGTGGCCACAGGGTTGGGGGGCCCGGAGATGGGAGTGCTGGCCATCGAGAGGGGGGTGATGGCCACTGGGATGAGAGCGGTGGCCACAGGGTTGAGGGCGCTAGAAATGGTGTTGGTGGCCACCAGGAGGGGGGTGGTGGCCACCAGGAGGGGGGTCGTGGCCAGGGGGCtactggctgtgagggtggtggcTGCGGGGGCAGTTCTGGTGTCCACgggggctgtggctgcagggctgaTGGCCCCAGGGCTGGTAGTCAAGCTGGTGGCCACGGGGGCAATTCTGGTGGTCATGGGGACAGTTTTGGTTGCCACGGGGGCTGTGGCCACGGGACCGCTTTTGGTGGCCACGGGGCTGGTTCTGGTGGCCCCCTGGGCCGGGAAGTACAGGTCGAGGTGGTTTCGCGGGGAGGTCACTCTGAGCGGCGCTACCTGAGAGGCTTCGGGCACGTCCGGGGGGGCCTTGACATCTGGGACTTCTGA
- the LOC135406053 gene encoding TYRO protein tyrosine kinase-binding protein-like isoform X5, with protein MSLSRTYPKQGVFWGVTRLQGGLGGVKGPPNQLPSPRWVCPPQTPPSDAPPPSPVAAMGPPRTLSLVLLLLGAAMAEKECSGWGAGPVAALILTDVALSLALAGAAFWAGGRGRAPPRPHPPEQDSAYQELQGARADLYSELKR; from the exons ATGTCTTTAAGCAGGACCTACCCAAAACAgggtgttttttggggtgtCACGAGGCTCCAGGGAGGGTTGGGGGGGGTCAAAGGGCCGCCCAATCAGCTGCCAAGCCCGCGGTGGGTGTGTCCCCCTCAGACTCCTCCCTCTGACGCCCCTCCCCCGTCTCCAGTCGCCGCCATGGGCCCCCCCAGGACCCTCAGCCTCGTCCTCCTCCTGCTCG gGGCAGCGATGGCCGAGAAAG agTGCTCGGGGTGGGGGGCGGGGCCGGTGGCCGCGCTCATCCTCACCGACGTCGCCCTCAGCCTGGCGCTGGCCGGGGCCGCCTTCTGGGCCGGGGGGAGGGGCAGAG CCCCGCCCAGGCCCCACCCCCCTGAGCAGGACTCCGCCTACCAGGAGCTTCAGGGCGCTCGCGCGGACCTTTACAGCGAGCTCAAGCGCTGA
- the LOC135406053 gene encoding TYRO protein tyrosine kinase-binding protein-like isoform X6, which translates to MSLSRTYPKQGVFWGVTRLQGGLGGVKGPPNQLPSPRWVCPPQTPPSDAPPPSPVAAMGPPRTLSLVLLLLECSGWGAGPVAALILTDVALSLALAGAAFWAGGRGRAPPRPHPPEQDSAYQELQGARADLYSELKR; encoded by the exons ATGTCTTTAAGCAGGACCTACCCAAAACAgggtgttttttggggtgtCACGAGGCTCCAGGGAGGGTTGGGGGGGGTCAAAGGGCCGCCCAATCAGCTGCCAAGCCCGCGGTGGGTGTGTCCCCCTCAGACTCCTCCCTCTGACGCCCCTCCCCCGTCTCCAGTCGCCGCCATGGGCCCCCCCAGGACCCTCAGCCTCGTCCTCCTCCTGCTCG agTGCTCGGGGTGGGGGGCGGGGCCGGTGGCCGCGCTCATCCTCACCGACGTCGCCCTCAGCCTGGCGCTGGCCGGGGCCGCCTTCTGGGCCGGGGGGAGGGGCAGAG CCCCGCCCAGGCCCCACCCCCCTGAGCAGGACTCCGCCTACCAGGAGCTTCAGGGCGCTCGCGCGGACCTTTACAGCGAGCTCAAGCGCTGA
- the LOC135406053 gene encoding paired mesoderm homeobox protein 2B-like isoform X2, giving the protein MSLSRTYPKQGVFWGVTRLQGGLGGVKGPPNQLPSPRWVCPPQTPPSDAPPPSPVAAMGPPRTLSLVLLLLGAAMAEKGGGAPPPPGGTGREGPGGVIGECSGWGAGPVAALILTDVALSLALAGAAFWAGGRGRAPPRPHPPEQDSAYQELQGARADLYSELKR; this is encoded by the exons ATGTCTTTAAGCAGGACCTACCCAAAACAgggtgttttttggggtgtCACGAGGCTCCAGGGAGGGTTGGGGGGGGTCAAAGGGCCGCCCAATCAGCTGCCAAGCCCGCGGTGGGTGTGTCCCCCTCAGACTCCTCCCTCTGACGCCCCTCCCCCGTCTCCAGTCGCCGCCATGGGCCCCCCCAGGACCCTCAGCCTCGTCCTCCTCCTGCTCG gGGCAGCGATGGCCGAGAAAGGTGGAggggcccctcccccacccgggggcaccgggagggaggggcctgggggggtCATTGGAG agTGCTCGGGGTGGGGGGCGGGGCCGGTGGCCGCGCTCATCCTCACCGACGTCGCCCTCAGCCTGGCGCTGGCCGGGGCCGCCTTCTGGGCCGGGGGGAGGGGCAGAG CCCCGCCCAGGCCCCACCCCCCTGAGCAGGACTCCGCCTACCAGGAGCTTCAGGGCGCTCGCGCGGACCTTTACAGCGAGCTCAAGCGCTGA